A single genomic interval of Pan paniscus chromosome 18, NHGRI_mPanPan1-v2.0_pri, whole genome shotgun sequence harbors:
- the BCAR1 gene encoding breast cancer anti-estrogen resistance protein 1 isoform X5, giving the protein MGALSPVGCRTAPALPLLCGALAPRPAAVPVLSCLRAWDIVHRFLFFSFCVVFQPQSKKHSFLKNRKRKDLHCLRHLWCHPDPLLSLRFTGHFLENVLAKALYDNVAESPDELSFRKGDIMTVLEQDTQGLDGWWLCSLHGRQGIVPGNRLKILVGMYDKKPAGPGPGPPATPAQPQPGLHAPAPPASQYTPMLPNTYQPQPDSVYLVPTPSKAQQGLYQVPGPSPQFQSPPAKQTSTFSKQTPHHPFPSPATDLYQVPPGPGGPAQDIYQVPPSAGMGHDIYQVPPSMDTRSWEGTKPPAKVVVPTRVGQGYVYEAAQPEQDEYDIPRHLLAPGPQDIYDVPPVRGLLPSQYGQEVYDVPPSVSKDVPDGPLLREETYDVPPAFAKTKPFDPARTPLVLAAPPPDSPPAEDVYDVPPPAPDLYDVPPGLRRPGPGTLYDVPRERVLPPEVADGGVVDSGVYAVPPPAEREAPAEGKRLSASSTGSTRSSQSASSLEVAGPGREPLELEVAVEALARLQQGVSATVAHLLDLAGSAGGTGSWRSPSEPQEPLVQDLQAAVAAVQSAVHELLEFARSAVGNAAHTSDRALHAKLSRQLQKMEDVHQTLVAHGQALDAGRGGSGATLEDLDRLVACSRAVPEDAKQLASFLHGNASLLFRRTKAPAPGPEGGGTLHPNPTDKTSSIQSRPLPSPPKFTSQDSPDGQYENSEGGWMEDYDYVHLQGKEEFEKTQKELLEKGSITRQGKSQLELQQLKQFERLEQEVSRPIDHDLANWTPAQPLAPGRTGGLGPSDRQLLLFYLEQCEANLTTLTNAVDAFFTAVATNQPPKIFVAHSKFVILSAHKLVFIGDTLSRQAKAADVRSQVTHYSNLLCDLLRGIVATTKAAALQYPSPSAAQDMVERVKELGHSTQQFRRVLGQLAAA; this is encoded by the exons ATGGGGGCCCTGAGCCCGGTGGGCTGCAGGACAGCCCCCGCCCTCCCGCTCCTCTGTGGGGCTCTGGCCCCTAGACCTGCCGCAGTGCCTGTCCTGTCCTGCCTCAGAGCCTGGGACATAGTCcaccgttttctttttttttctttttgtgtagtttttcagCCCCAAAGCAAGAAACACTCATTCCtgaaaaacaggaagagaaaggatCTCCATTGTCTCAGACATCTCTGGTGTCATCCTGACCCTCTCCTGTCTTTACGTTTCACAGGACATTTTCTTGAG AACGTGCTGGCCAAAGCCCTCTATGACAATGTGGCCGAGTCCCCGGATGAGCTCTCCTTCCGCAAGGGTGACATCATGACGGTGCTGGAGCAGGACACGCAGGGCCTGGACGGCTGGTGGCTCTGCTCGCTGCATGGGCGCCAGGGCATCGTGCCTGGGAACCGCCTCAAGATCTTGGTGGGCATGTATGATAAGaagccagcagggcctggccccGGCCCTCCTGCCACCCCggcccagcctcagcctggccTCCATGCCCCAGCGCCTCCGGCCTCCCAGTACACGCCCATGCTCCCCAACACCTACCAGCCCCAGCCAGACAGCGTCTACCTGGTGCCCACTCCCAGCAAGGCTCAGCAAGGCCTCTACCAAGTCCCGGGTCCCAGCCCTCAGTTCCAGTCGCCCCCAGCCAAGCAGACATCCACCTTCTCGAAGCAGACACCCCATCACCCGTTTCCCAGCCCGGCCACAGACCTGTACCAGGTGCCCCCAGGGCCTGGAGGCCCTGCCCAGGATATTTACCAGGTGCCACCTTCTGCCGGGATGGGGCATGACATCTACCAGGTCCCCCCGTCCATGGACACACGCAGCTGGGAGGGCACGAAGCCCCCGGCAAAG GTGGTGGTGCCCACCCGCGTGGGGCAGGGCTATGTATACGAGGCCGCCCAGCCGGAGCAGGACGAGTACGACATCCCGCGACACCTGCTGGCCCCGGGGCCACAGGACATCTATGATGTGCCCCCGGTTCGGGGGCTGCTTCCCAGCCAGTATGGCCAGGAG GTCTACGACGTTCCTCCATCGGTGAGCAAGGATGTGCCCGATGGCCCACTGCTGCGTGAGGAGACCTACGATGTGCCCCCCGCCTTCGCCAAGACCAAGCCCTTTGACCCGGCCCGCACCCCACTGGTACTGGCTGCGCCCCCTCCAGACTCCCCGCCGGCCGAGGACGTGTATGACGTGCCGCCCCCGGCTCCTGACCTCTACGACGTGCCCCCTGGCTTGCGGCGGCCTGGCCCGGGCACCCTGTACGATGTGCCCCGTGAACGGGTGCTTCCTCCTGAGGTGGCTGATGGTGGCGTGGTCGACAGTGGTGTGTATGCGGTGCCTCCCCCAGCTGAACGTGAAGCCCCGGCAGAGGGCAAGCGCCTGTCGGCCTCCAGCACCGGCAGCACACGCAGCAGCCAGTCTGCGTCGTCCTTGGAGGTGGCAGGGCCGGGCCGGGAACCCCTGGAGCTGGAAGTTGCTGTGGAGGCCCTGGCACGGCTGCAGCAGGGTGTGAGCGCCACCGTTGCCCACCTTCTGGACCTGGCAGGCAGCGCCGGTGGGACTGGGAGCTGGCGTAGCCCCTCTGAGCCACAGGAGCCGCTGGTGCAGGACCTGCAGGCTGCTGTGGCCGCCGTCCAGAGTGCCGTCCACGAGCTGTTGGAGTTTGCCCGCAGCGCGGTGGGCAATGCTGCCCACACATCTGACCGTGCCCTGCATGCCAAGCTTAGCCGGCAGCTGCAGAAGATGGAGGACGTGCACCAGACGCTGGTGGCACATGGTCAGGCCCTCGACGCTGGCCGGGGAGGCTCTGGAGCCACCCTTGAGGACCTGGACCGGCTGGTGGCCTGCTCGCGGGCTGTGCCCGAGGACGCCAAGCAGCTGGCCTCCTTCCTGCATGGCAATGCCTCACTGCTCTTCAGACGGACCAAGGCCCCTGCCCCGGGGCCTGAGGGGGGTGGCACCCTGCACCCCAACCCCACTGACAAGACCAGCAGCATCCAGTCACGACCCCTGCCCTCACCCCCTAAGTTCACCTCCCAGGACTCGCCAGATGGGCAGTACGAGAACAGCGAGGGGGGCTGGATGGAGGACTATGACTACGTCCACCTACAG GGGAAGGAGGAGTTTGAGAAGACCCAGAAGGAGCTGCTGGAAAAGGGCAGCATCACGCGGCAGGGCAAGAGCCAGCTGGAGTTGCAGCAG ctgAAGCAGTTTGAACGACTGGAACAGGAGGTGTCACGGCCCATAGACCACGACCTGGCCAACTGGACGCCAGCCCAACCCCTGGCCCCGGGGCGAACAGGCGGCCTGGGGCCCTCGGACCGGCAGCTGCTGCTCTTCTACCTGGAGCAGTGTGAGGCCAACCTGACCACACTGACCAACGCCGTGGACGCCTTCTTTACTGCCGTGGCCACCAACCAGCCGCCCAAGATCTTTGTGGCGCACAGCAAGTTCGTCATCCTCAGCGCCCACAAGCTGGTGTTCATCGGGGACACACTGTCACGGCAGGCCAAGGCTGCTGACGTGCGCAGCCAGGTGACCCATTACAGCAACCTGCTGTGCGACCTCCTGCGCGGCATCGTGGCCACCACCAAGGCCGCTGCCTTGCAGTACCCATCGCCTTCCGCGGCCCAGGACATGGTGGAGAGGGTCAAGGAGCTGGGCCACAGCACCCAGCAGTTCCGCCGCGTCCTAGGCCAGCTGGCAGCCGCCTGA
- the BCAR1 gene encoding breast cancer anti-estrogen resistance protein 1 isoform X15, translated as MGALSPVGCRTAPALPLLCGALAPRPAAVPVLSCLRAWDIVHRFLFFSFCVVFQPQSKKHSFLKNRKRKDLHCLRHLWCHPDPLLSLRFTGHFLENVLAKALYDNVAESPDELSFRKGDIMTVLEQDTQGLDGWWLCSLHGRQGIVPGNRLKILVGMYDKKPAGPGPGPPATPAQPQPGLHAPAPPASQYTPMLPNTYQPQPDSVYLVPTPSKAQQGLYQVPGPSPQFQSPPAKQTSTFSKQTPHHPFPSPATDLYQVPPGPGGPAQDIYQVPPSAGMGHDIYQVPPSMDTRSWEGTKPPAKVYDVPPSVSKDVPDGPLLREETYDVPPAFAKTKPFDPARTPLVLAAPPPDSPPAEDVYDVPPPAPDLYDVPPGLRRPGPGTLYDVPRERVLPPEVADGGVVDSGVYAVPPPAEREAPAEGKRLSASSTGSTRSSQSASSLEVAGPGREPLELEVAVEALARLQQGVSATVAHLLDLAGSAGGTGSWRSPSEPQEPLVQDLQAAVAAVQSAVHELLEFARSAVGNAAHTSDRALHAKLSRQLQKMEDVHQTLVAHGQALDAGRGGSGATLEDLDRLVACSRAVPEDAKQLASFLHGNASLLFRRTKAPAPGPEGGGTLHPNPTDKTSSIQSRPLPSPPKFTSQDSPDGQYENSEGGWMEDYDYVHLQGKEEFEKTQKELLEKGSITRQGKSQLELQQLKQFERLEQEVSRPIDHDLANWTPAQPLAPGRTGGLGPSDRQLLLFYLEQCEANLTTLTNAVDAFFTAVATNQPPKIFVAHSKFVILSAHKLVFIGDTLSRQAKAADVRSQVTHYSNLLCDLLRGIVATTKAAALQYPSPSAAQDMVERVKELGHSTQQFRRVLGQLAAA; from the exons ATGGGGGCCCTGAGCCCGGTGGGCTGCAGGACAGCCCCCGCCCTCCCGCTCCTCTGTGGGGCTCTGGCCCCTAGACCTGCCGCAGTGCCTGTCCTGTCCTGCCTCAGAGCCTGGGACATAGTCcaccgttttctttttttttctttttgtgtagtttttcagCCCCAAAGCAAGAAACACTCATTCCtgaaaaacaggaagagaaaggatCTCCATTGTCTCAGACATCTCTGGTGTCATCCTGACCCTCTCCTGTCTTTACGTTTCACAGGACATTTTCTTGAG AACGTGCTGGCCAAAGCCCTCTATGACAATGTGGCCGAGTCCCCGGATGAGCTCTCCTTCCGCAAGGGTGACATCATGACGGTGCTGGAGCAGGACACGCAGGGCCTGGACGGCTGGTGGCTCTGCTCGCTGCATGGGCGCCAGGGCATCGTGCCTGGGAACCGCCTCAAGATCTTGGTGGGCATGTATGATAAGaagccagcagggcctggccccGGCCCTCCTGCCACCCCggcccagcctcagcctggccTCCATGCCCCAGCGCCTCCGGCCTCCCAGTACACGCCCATGCTCCCCAACACCTACCAGCCCCAGCCAGACAGCGTCTACCTGGTGCCCACTCCCAGCAAGGCTCAGCAAGGCCTCTACCAAGTCCCGGGTCCCAGCCCTCAGTTCCAGTCGCCCCCAGCCAAGCAGACATCCACCTTCTCGAAGCAGACACCCCATCACCCGTTTCCCAGCCCGGCCACAGACCTGTACCAGGTGCCCCCAGGGCCTGGAGGCCCTGCCCAGGATATTTACCAGGTGCCACCTTCTGCCGGGATGGGGCATGACATCTACCAGGTCCCCCCGTCCATGGACACACGCAGCTGGGAGGGCACGAAGCCCCCGGCAAAG GTCTACGACGTTCCTCCATCGGTGAGCAAGGATGTGCCCGATGGCCCACTGCTGCGTGAGGAGACCTACGATGTGCCCCCCGCCTTCGCCAAGACCAAGCCCTTTGACCCGGCCCGCACCCCACTGGTACTGGCTGCGCCCCCTCCAGACTCCCCGCCGGCCGAGGACGTGTATGACGTGCCGCCCCCGGCTCCTGACCTCTACGACGTGCCCCCTGGCTTGCGGCGGCCTGGCCCGGGCACCCTGTACGATGTGCCCCGTGAACGGGTGCTTCCTCCTGAGGTGGCTGATGGTGGCGTGGTCGACAGTGGTGTGTATGCGGTGCCTCCCCCAGCTGAACGTGAAGCCCCGGCAGAGGGCAAGCGCCTGTCGGCCTCCAGCACCGGCAGCACACGCAGCAGCCAGTCTGCGTCGTCCTTGGAGGTGGCAGGGCCGGGCCGGGAACCCCTGGAGCTGGAAGTTGCTGTGGAGGCCCTGGCACGGCTGCAGCAGGGTGTGAGCGCCACCGTTGCCCACCTTCTGGACCTGGCAGGCAGCGCCGGTGGGACTGGGAGCTGGCGTAGCCCCTCTGAGCCACAGGAGCCGCTGGTGCAGGACCTGCAGGCTGCTGTGGCCGCCGTCCAGAGTGCCGTCCACGAGCTGTTGGAGTTTGCCCGCAGCGCGGTGGGCAATGCTGCCCACACATCTGACCGTGCCCTGCATGCCAAGCTTAGCCGGCAGCTGCAGAAGATGGAGGACGTGCACCAGACGCTGGTGGCACATGGTCAGGCCCTCGACGCTGGCCGGGGAGGCTCTGGAGCCACCCTTGAGGACCTGGACCGGCTGGTGGCCTGCTCGCGGGCTGTGCCCGAGGACGCCAAGCAGCTGGCCTCCTTCCTGCATGGCAATGCCTCACTGCTCTTCAGACGGACCAAGGCCCCTGCCCCGGGGCCTGAGGGGGGTGGCACCCTGCACCCCAACCCCACTGACAAGACCAGCAGCATCCAGTCACGACCCCTGCCCTCACCCCCTAAGTTCACCTCCCAGGACTCGCCAGATGGGCAGTACGAGAACAGCGAGGGGGGCTGGATGGAGGACTATGACTACGTCCACCTACAG GGGAAGGAGGAGTTTGAGAAGACCCAGAAGGAGCTGCTGGAAAAGGGCAGCATCACGCGGCAGGGCAAGAGCCAGCTGGAGTTGCAGCAG ctgAAGCAGTTTGAACGACTGGAACAGGAGGTGTCACGGCCCATAGACCACGACCTGGCCAACTGGACGCCAGCCCAACCCCTGGCCCCGGGGCGAACAGGCGGCCTGGGGCCCTCGGACCGGCAGCTGCTGCTCTTCTACCTGGAGCAGTGTGAGGCCAACCTGACCACACTGACCAACGCCGTGGACGCCTTCTTTACTGCCGTGGCCACCAACCAGCCGCCCAAGATCTTTGTGGCGCACAGCAAGTTCGTCATCCTCAGCGCCCACAAGCTGGTGTTCATCGGGGACACACTGTCACGGCAGGCCAAGGCTGCTGACGTGCGCAGCCAGGTGACCCATTACAGCAACCTGCTGTGCGACCTCCTGCGCGGCATCGTGGCCACCACCAAGGCCGCTGCCTTGCAGTACCCATCGCCTTCCGCGGCCCAGGACATGGTGGAGAGGGTCAAGGAGCTGGGCCACAGCACCCAGCAGTTCCGCCGCGTCCTAGGCCAGCTGGCAGCCGCCTGA
- the BCAR1 gene encoding breast cancer anti-estrogen resistance protein 1 isoform X19 — MSVPNVLAKALYDNVAESPDELSFRKGDIMTVLEQDTQGLDGWWLCSLHGRQGIVPGNRLKILVGMYDKKPAGPGPGPPATPAQPQPGLHAPAPPASQYTPMLPNTYQPQPDSVYLVPTPSKAQQGLYQVPGPSPQFQSPPAKQTSTFSKQTPHHPFPSPATDLYQVPPGPGGPAQDIYQVPPSAGMGHDIYQVPPSMDTRSWEGTKPPAKVYDVPPSVSKDVPDGPLLREETYDVPPAFAKTKPFDPARTPLVLAAPPPDSPPAEDVYDVPPPAPDLYDVPPGLRRPGPGTLYDVPRERVLPPEVADGGVVDSGVYAVPPPAEREAPAEGKRLSASSTGSTRSSQSASSLEVAGPGREPLELEVAVEALARLQQGVSATVAHLLDLAGSAGGTGSWRSPSEPQEPLVQDLQAAVAAVQSAVHELLEFARSAVGNAAHTSDRALHAKLSRQLQKMEDVHQTLVAHGQALDAGRGGSGATLEDLDRLVACSRAVPEDAKQLASFLHGNASLLFRRTKAPAPGPEGGGTLHPNPTDKTSSIQSRPLPSPPKFTSQDSPDGQYENSEGGWMEDYDYVHLQGKEEFEKTQKELLEKGSITRQGKSQLELQQLKQFERLEQEVSRPIDHDLANWTPAQPLAPGRTGGLGPSDRQLLLFYLEQCEANLTTLTNAVDAFFTAVATNQPPKIFVAHSKFVILSAHKLVFIGDTLSRQAKAADVRSQVTHYSNLLCDLLRGIVATTKAAALQYPSPSAAQDMVERVKELGHSTQQFRRVLGQLAAA, encoded by the exons AACGTGCTGGCCAAAGCCCTCTATGACAATGTGGCCGAGTCCCCGGATGAGCTCTCCTTCCGCAAGGGTGACATCATGACGGTGCTGGAGCAGGACACGCAGGGCCTGGACGGCTGGTGGCTCTGCTCGCTGCATGGGCGCCAGGGCATCGTGCCTGGGAACCGCCTCAAGATCTTGGTGGGCATGTATGATAAGaagccagcagggcctggccccGGCCCTCCTGCCACCCCggcccagcctcagcctggccTCCATGCCCCAGCGCCTCCGGCCTCCCAGTACACGCCCATGCTCCCCAACACCTACCAGCCCCAGCCAGACAGCGTCTACCTGGTGCCCACTCCCAGCAAGGCTCAGCAAGGCCTCTACCAAGTCCCGGGTCCCAGCCCTCAGTTCCAGTCGCCCCCAGCCAAGCAGACATCCACCTTCTCGAAGCAGACACCCCATCACCCGTTTCCCAGCCCGGCCACAGACCTGTACCAGGTGCCCCCAGGGCCTGGAGGCCCTGCCCAGGATATTTACCAGGTGCCACCTTCTGCCGGGATGGGGCATGACATCTACCAGGTCCCCCCGTCCATGGACACACGCAGCTGGGAGGGCACGAAGCCCCCGGCAAAG GTCTACGACGTTCCTCCATCGGTGAGCAAGGATGTGCCCGATGGCCCACTGCTGCGTGAGGAGACCTACGATGTGCCCCCCGCCTTCGCCAAGACCAAGCCCTTTGACCCGGCCCGCACCCCACTGGTACTGGCTGCGCCCCCTCCAGACTCCCCGCCGGCCGAGGACGTGTATGACGTGCCGCCCCCGGCTCCTGACCTCTACGACGTGCCCCCTGGCTTGCGGCGGCCTGGCCCGGGCACCCTGTACGATGTGCCCCGTGAACGGGTGCTTCCTCCTGAGGTGGCTGATGGTGGCGTGGTCGACAGTGGTGTGTATGCGGTGCCTCCCCCAGCTGAACGTGAAGCCCCGGCAGAGGGCAAGCGCCTGTCGGCCTCCAGCACCGGCAGCACACGCAGCAGCCAGTCTGCGTCGTCCTTGGAGGTGGCAGGGCCGGGCCGGGAACCCCTGGAGCTGGAAGTTGCTGTGGAGGCCCTGGCACGGCTGCAGCAGGGTGTGAGCGCCACCGTTGCCCACCTTCTGGACCTGGCAGGCAGCGCCGGTGGGACTGGGAGCTGGCGTAGCCCCTCTGAGCCACAGGAGCCGCTGGTGCAGGACCTGCAGGCTGCTGTGGCCGCCGTCCAGAGTGCCGTCCACGAGCTGTTGGAGTTTGCCCGCAGCGCGGTGGGCAATGCTGCCCACACATCTGACCGTGCCCTGCATGCCAAGCTTAGCCGGCAGCTGCAGAAGATGGAGGACGTGCACCAGACGCTGGTGGCACATGGTCAGGCCCTCGACGCTGGCCGGGGAGGCTCTGGAGCCACCCTTGAGGACCTGGACCGGCTGGTGGCCTGCTCGCGGGCTGTGCCCGAGGACGCCAAGCAGCTGGCCTCCTTCCTGCATGGCAATGCCTCACTGCTCTTCAGACGGACCAAGGCCCCTGCCCCGGGGCCTGAGGGGGGTGGCACCCTGCACCCCAACCCCACTGACAAGACCAGCAGCATCCAGTCACGACCCCTGCCCTCACCCCCTAAGTTCACCTCCCAGGACTCGCCAGATGGGCAGTACGAGAACAGCGAGGGGGGCTGGATGGAGGACTATGACTACGTCCACCTACAG GGGAAGGAGGAGTTTGAGAAGACCCAGAAGGAGCTGCTGGAAAAGGGCAGCATCACGCGGCAGGGCAAGAGCCAGCTGGAGTTGCAGCAG ctgAAGCAGTTTGAACGACTGGAACAGGAGGTGTCACGGCCCATAGACCACGACCTGGCCAACTGGACGCCAGCCCAACCCCTGGCCCCGGGGCGAACAGGCGGCCTGGGGCCCTCGGACCGGCAGCTGCTGCTCTTCTACCTGGAGCAGTGTGAGGCCAACCTGACCACACTGACCAACGCCGTGGACGCCTTCTTTACTGCCGTGGCCACCAACCAGCCGCCCAAGATCTTTGTGGCGCACAGCAAGTTCGTCATCCTCAGCGCCCACAAGCTGGTGTTCATCGGGGACACACTGTCACGGCAGGCCAAGGCTGCTGACGTGCGCAGCCAGGTGACCCATTACAGCAACCTGCTGTGCGACCTCCTGCGCGGCATCGTGGCCACCACCAAGGCCGCTGCCTTGCAGTACCCATCGCCTTCCGCGGCCCAGGACATGGTGGAGAGGGTCAAGGAGCTGGGCCACAGCACCCAGCAGTTCCGCCGCGTCCTAGGCCAGCTGGCAGCCGCCTGA
- the BCAR1 gene encoding breast cancer anti-estrogen resistance protein 1 isoform X11: MSVPNVLAKALYDNVAESPDELSFRKGDIMTVLEQDTQGLDGWWLCSLHGRQGIVPGNRLKILVGMYDKKPAGPGPGPPATPAQPQPGLHAPAPPASQYTPMLPNTYQPQPDSVYLVPTPSKAQQGLYQVPGPSPQFQSPPAKQTSTFSKQTPHHPFPSPATDLYQVPPGPGGPAQDIYQVPPSAGMGHDIYQVPPSMDTRSWEGTKPPAKVVVPTRVGQGYVYEAAQPEQDEYDIPRHLLAPGPQDIYDVPPVRGLLPSQYGQEVYDTPPMAVKGPNGRDPLLEVYDVPPSVEKGLPPSNHHAVSKCQGNARARLRLWGVWVYDVPPSVSKDVPDGPLLREETYDVPPAFAKTKPFDPARTPLVLAAPPPDSPPAEDVYDVPPPAPDLYDVPPGLRRPGPGTLYDVPRERVLPPEVADGGVVDSGVYAVPPPAEREAPAEGKRLSASSTGSTRSSQSASSLEVAGPGREPLELEVAVEALARLQQGVSATVAHLLDLAGSAGGTGSWRSPSEPQEPLVQDLQAAVAAVQSAVHELLEFARSAVGNAAHTSDRALHAKLSRQLQKMEDVHQTLVAHGQALDAGRGGSGATLEDLDRLVACSRAVPEDAKQLASFLHGNASLLFRRTKAPAPGPEGGGTLHPNPTDKTSSIQSRPLPSPPKFTSQDSPDGQYENSEGGWMEDYDYVHLQGKEEFEKTQKELLEKGSITRQGKSQLELQQLKQFERLEQEVSRPIDHDLANWTPAQPLAPGRTGGLGPSDRQLLLFYLEQCEANLTTLTNAVDAFFTAVATNQPPKIFVAHSKFVILSAHKLVFIGDTLSRQAKAADVRSQVTHYSNLLCDLLRGIVATTKAAALQYPSPSAAQDMVERVKELGHSTQQFRRVLGQLAAA; the protein is encoded by the exons AACGTGCTGGCCAAAGCCCTCTATGACAATGTGGCCGAGTCCCCGGATGAGCTCTCCTTCCGCAAGGGTGACATCATGACGGTGCTGGAGCAGGACACGCAGGGCCTGGACGGCTGGTGGCTCTGCTCGCTGCATGGGCGCCAGGGCATCGTGCCTGGGAACCGCCTCAAGATCTTGGTGGGCATGTATGATAAGaagccagcagggcctggccccGGCCCTCCTGCCACCCCggcccagcctcagcctggccTCCATGCCCCAGCGCCTCCGGCCTCCCAGTACACGCCCATGCTCCCCAACACCTACCAGCCCCAGCCAGACAGCGTCTACCTGGTGCCCACTCCCAGCAAGGCTCAGCAAGGCCTCTACCAAGTCCCGGGTCCCAGCCCTCAGTTCCAGTCGCCCCCAGCCAAGCAGACATCCACCTTCTCGAAGCAGACACCCCATCACCCGTTTCCCAGCCCGGCCACAGACCTGTACCAGGTGCCCCCAGGGCCTGGAGGCCCTGCCCAGGATATTTACCAGGTGCCACCTTCTGCCGGGATGGGGCATGACATCTACCAGGTCCCCCCGTCCATGGACACACGCAGCTGGGAGGGCACGAAGCCCCCGGCAAAG GTGGTGGTGCCCACCCGCGTGGGGCAGGGCTATGTATACGAGGCCGCCCAGCCGGAGCAGGACGAGTACGACATCCCGCGACACCTGCTGGCCCCGGGGCCACAGGACATCTATGATGTGCCCCCGGTTCGGGGGCTGCTTCCCAGCCAGTATGGCCAGGAG GTGTATGACACACCCCCCATGGCTGTCAAGGGTCCCAATGGCCGAGACCCGTTGCTGGAGGTGTATGATGTGCCCCCCAGTGTGGAGAAGGGCCTGCCACCGTCCAACCACCACGCAGTGAGCAAATGCCAGGGCAATGCCAGGGCCAGGCTGAGgctgtggggtgtctgg GTCTACGACGTTCCTCCATCGGTGAGCAAGGATGTGCCCGATGGCCCACTGCTGCGTGAGGAGACCTACGATGTGCCCCCCGCCTTCGCCAAGACCAAGCCCTTTGACCCGGCCCGCACCCCACTGGTACTGGCTGCGCCCCCTCCAGACTCCCCGCCGGCCGAGGACGTGTATGACGTGCCGCCCCCGGCTCCTGACCTCTACGACGTGCCCCCTGGCTTGCGGCGGCCTGGCCCGGGCACCCTGTACGATGTGCCCCGTGAACGGGTGCTTCCTCCTGAGGTGGCTGATGGTGGCGTGGTCGACAGTGGTGTGTATGCGGTGCCTCCCCCAGCTGAACGTGAAGCCCCGGCAGAGGGCAAGCGCCTGTCGGCCTCCAGCACCGGCAGCACACGCAGCAGCCAGTCTGCGTCGTCCTTGGAGGTGGCAGGGCCGGGCCGGGAACCCCTGGAGCTGGAAGTTGCTGTGGAGGCCCTGGCACGGCTGCAGCAGGGTGTGAGCGCCACCGTTGCCCACCTTCTGGACCTGGCAGGCAGCGCCGGTGGGACTGGGAGCTGGCGTAGCCCCTCTGAGCCACAGGAGCCGCTGGTGCAGGACCTGCAGGCTGCTGTGGCCGCCGTCCAGAGTGCCGTCCACGAGCTGTTGGAGTTTGCCCGCAGCGCGGTGGGCAATGCTGCCCACACATCTGACCGTGCCCTGCATGCCAAGCTTAGCCGGCAGCTGCAGAAGATGGAGGACGTGCACCAGACGCTGGTGGCACATGGTCAGGCCCTCGACGCTGGCCGGGGAGGCTCTGGAGCCACCCTTGAGGACCTGGACCGGCTGGTGGCCTGCTCGCGGGCTGTGCCCGAGGACGCCAAGCAGCTGGCCTCCTTCCTGCATGGCAATGCCTCACTGCTCTTCAGACGGACCAAGGCCCCTGCCCCGGGGCCTGAGGGGGGTGGCACCCTGCACCCCAACCCCACTGACAAGACCAGCAGCATCCAGTCACGACCCCTGCCCTCACCCCCTAAGTTCACCTCCCAGGACTCGCCAGATGGGCAGTACGAGAACAGCGAGGGGGGCTGGATGGAGGACTATGACTACGTCCACCTACAG GGGAAGGAGGAGTTTGAGAAGACCCAGAAGGAGCTGCTGGAAAAGGGCAGCATCACGCGGCAGGGCAAGAGCCAGCTGGAGTTGCAGCAG ctgAAGCAGTTTGAACGACTGGAACAGGAGGTGTCACGGCCCATAGACCACGACCTGGCCAACTGGACGCCAGCCCAACCCCTGGCCCCGGGGCGAACAGGCGGCCTGGGGCCCTCGGACCGGCAGCTGCTGCTCTTCTACCTGGAGCAGTGTGAGGCCAACCTGACCACACTGACCAACGCCGTGGACGCCTTCTTTACTGCCGTGGCCACCAACCAGCCGCCCAAGATCTTTGTGGCGCACAGCAAGTTCGTCATCCTCAGCGCCCACAAGCTGGTGTTCATCGGGGACACACTGTCACGGCAGGCCAAGGCTGCTGACGTGCGCAGCCAGGTGACCCATTACAGCAACCTGCTGTGCGACCTCCTGCGCGGCATCGTGGCCACCACCAAGGCCGCTGCCTTGCAGTACCCATCGCCTTCCGCGGCCCAGGACATGGTGGAGAGGGTCAAGGAGCTGGGCCACAGCACCCAGCAGTTCCGCCGCGTCCTAGGCCAGCTGGCAGCCGCCTGA